The region GTCCGCGTCACATCTGTTTTAATCGGAGCAAGTTCCCCGGAACAATTAAAAGAAAATGTGCACGCCATTGAAAAGGTGGAGTTCTCAGATGAGGAGCAGCGTCGCATCCGCGCCATCATTGCCTAATGAGTCGCGTGCCACGCCTTTTATACTATTATGATGGCAGCATGTCGCAAAAGTATAAATAATTGTTTCCATTTTTTCCGATGTCCTGAGGATGAACATCCTACAGCGGAGGTCGGGGTCGGCATAATTTTGAAGACGCGGGCACTCGACTTTTTCTTCATGTTCTGCTAGCTGTCGCGGTTATGAAAATGATGGAAATGCAGATTAGAAAAGAAGTCACAAAGGCGCATCGCATTGTTGTGAAAGTGGGGACGCGTGTCCTTGTAGATGACAGGGGTCGTCCGAATCAGGCAAAAATTGATGCATTGGCGCAGCAATTGGCGCAGTTGCGTCACGCAGGTCATGATGTGGCACTGGTGAGTTCGGGAGCGGTAGGTGCCGGTGTGGAAGCATTGAAAATGACGCATCGCCCGAAGACACTGCCGGAATTACAGATGGCGGCGGCCATTGGTCAGGCCCGCTTGATGGCGAAATACAATGAGCCGTTTTCCAAGGCGGACTGTCTCATCGGACAGGTCTTGCTGACGCAGGCTGATTTGGCAAACCGGACGAGACATTTAAATATTCGCAACACCATGAGCTGCCTTTTCAGGCATGGGATCATACCGATAGTGAACGAAAATGATGTGGTTTCGGTGGACGAAATCAAGGTTGGGGATAACGATGTGCTGGCCGCGATGGTGGCGATTCTGGCCGAAGCAGATTTACTGGTTCTTCTCAGTACAACGAATGGATTAAAAGAAAGCGGGGAGGTCGGCGCGGCACGTATTCCTTTTGTTCATTCGCTTACCGACGACATTCTTGGTTTGGCCAAGGGAAAGGGTGGTGAATTATCCACCGGAGGTATGATGACGAAGTTGCAGAGTGCGCATCGTGCTGTTAGCGAAGGGATTCCGACCATTATCGCCGACGGAAGGGAGGATGATACACTGCATCGCATCATGGCGGGTGAAAGTGTGGGCACGCTACTGGCAAACGCGCAGACCGTGAATACGGATGGTCATCCGCATCGCAAGCAATGGATTGCTCATTTTCATAAATATGCAGGATTTGTGGTGATTGATGACGGAGCCTGTGAGGCCGTCCAGAATAAAGGGAAAAGCCTGTTGCCTATTGGTGTGCGATCCGTCGAGGGAACCTTTGCCGCAGGGTCAGCCATTCAGGTAAAAAATCAACAGGGGCAGGTGATTGCCTGCGGCTTGAGCAATTACTCGAATAACGAAGTGTCCAAAATAATGGGAAAAAAAACTTCAGAAGTAGAAATCATTCTGGGAGCCTGTGCCATAGATGAGGTGATTCATCGTGACAATATGGTCGTAGAGTGTGCGGATTAGAAAAAAGAAGGCAGGAATATGAATCTTCACCAGCAGATGTTGACTATGGGAGAACAGGCCGTTAAGGCGTCGAGGGTTCTCAGTACATTGAGTACGCGCAGGAAGAACGCCATACTTGAAGCAATGGCCGAGGAGCTTGAGGCCTATCGTCCCGCCATTAAAGAAGCCAATTCGCGGGACATG is a window of Spartobacteria bacterium DNA encoding:
- the proB gene encoding glutamate 5-kinase, giving the protein MKMMEMQIRKEVTKAHRIVVKVGTRVLVDDRGRPNQAKIDALAQQLAQLRHAGHDVALVSSGAVGAGVEALKMTHRPKTLPELQMAAAIGQARLMAKYNEPFSKADCLIGQVLLTQADLANRTRHLNIRNTMSCLFRHGIIPIVNENDVVSVDEIKVGDNDVLAAMVAILAEADLLVLLSTTNGLKESGEVGAARIPFVHSLTDDILGLAKGKGGELSTGGMMTKLQSAHRAVSEGIPTIIADGREDDTLHRIMAGESVGTLLANAQTVNTDGHPHRKQWIAHFHKYAGFVVIDDGACEAVQNKGKSLLPIGVRSVEGTFAAGSAIQVKNQQGQVIACGLSNYSNNEVSKIMGKKTSEVEIILGACAIDEVIHRDNMVVECAD